A part of Streptomyces sp. NBC_01497 genomic DNA contains:
- a CDS encoding cupin domain-containing protein: MTDDISPLVRQLDLAPHVEGGWFRETWRTGASATPDGYPGPRAYATGIHYLLHPGERSRWHRVRSDELWLWHSGGPLRLRFGGQEATPAEHTTRLLGMSVAAGERPQILIPAGEWQAAEPAGDEPVLVSCVVAPGFDFADYSEYDGDPA; this comes from the coding sequence GTGACAGACGACATCTCACCGCTCGTGCGCCAACTCGACCTCGCACCGCACGTCGAGGGCGGCTGGTTCCGCGAGACCTGGCGCACCGGGGCGAGCGCGACCCCCGACGGCTACCCGGGCCCCCGTGCCTACGCGACGGGCATCCATTACCTCCTCCACCCCGGAGAGCGCTCGCGCTGGCACCGGGTGCGTTCCGACGAACTGTGGCTGTGGCACAGCGGCGGCCCGCTCCGCCTGCGTTTCGGCGGTCAGGAGGCCACCCCCGCCGAGCACACGACCCGGCTGCTCGGTATGTCCGTCGCGGCCGGCGAACGGCCCCAGATCCTCATCCCGGCCGGCGAGTGGCAGGCGGCGGAACCCGCGGGAGACGAGCCGGTCCTCGTGTCGTGCGTCGTCGCCCCCGGCTTCGACTTCGCGGACTACTCCGAATACGACGGCGACCCGGCCTGA
- a CDS encoding NAD(P)/FAD-dependent oxidoreductase: MSLRDIVVVGASAAGNTAALTLRREGFDGRITVVGAEDRMPYDRPPLSKQVLDGRWAPERVVLPAAPDVTWRLGVPAGALDIAGRALTLTDGARLPYDGLVLATGVAPRPLPYGHDLAGVHLLRTADDALALREGLLSAASVVVVGAGFLGAETAAVARTLGLDVTLVDPLPAPMVRQFGPRVGALLADLHRAHGVAVRMGTGVTALHGTDGRVTGVGLTDGPAVAADVVLVAIGSVPATDWLTDSGLSLTNGVDCDDLCRAAPGVVAAGDVASWPHPELGGRRLRVEHRMNATEQAVAAARTLLGKGTPYAPVPYFWTDQYDVKLQAYGSWTQDAALAVVEGSPQEGRFAAVYHEKGIVTGVLGWNMPRATRQLRASLGTPAP, encoded by the coding sequence GTGAGCCTGCGTGACATCGTCGTCGTGGGCGCGTCCGCCGCCGGGAACACCGCGGCCCTCACCCTCCGCCGGGAGGGGTTCGACGGCCGCATCACCGTAGTGGGCGCCGAGGACCGGATGCCCTACGACCGGCCCCCGCTGTCGAAGCAGGTACTGGACGGACGGTGGGCGCCGGAGCGCGTCGTGCTGCCCGCCGCGCCGGACGTGACGTGGCGTCTCGGCGTGCCCGCCGGGGCCCTGGATATCGCCGGGCGGGCGCTCACCCTCACTGACGGCGCCCGCCTGCCGTACGACGGGCTGGTTCTCGCCACCGGCGTGGCGCCTCGACCGCTGCCGTACGGGCACGATCTGGCGGGCGTGCATCTGCTGCGGACCGCCGATGACGCGCTGGCGCTGCGCGAGGGCCTGCTCTCGGCGGCGTCCGTGGTGGTGGTCGGCGCCGGGTTCCTCGGAGCCGAGACGGCGGCGGTGGCGCGGACGCTGGGACTGGACGTGACCCTGGTCGACCCGCTGCCCGCCCCCATGGTGCGCCAGTTCGGGCCGCGCGTCGGTGCTCTGCTCGCCGACCTGCACCGGGCACACGGGGTCGCGGTCCGGATGGGCACCGGCGTCACCGCGCTGCACGGCACCGACGGACGGGTCACCGGGGTGGGGCTGACGGACGGCCCTGCCGTGGCCGCCGACGTGGTCCTCGTGGCGATCGGCTCCGTGCCCGCGACGGACTGGCTCACGGACAGCGGTCTGTCACTGACGAACGGAGTGGACTGCGACGATCTCTGCCGGGCCGCCCCCGGCGTGGTCGCGGCCGGCGACGTGGCGAGTTGGCCGCACCCGGAGCTGGGGGGCCGGCGGTTGCGGGTCGAGCACCGGATGAACGCCACCGAGCAGGCCGTCGCCGCCGCGCGGACGCTCCTGGGAAAGGGCACGCCGTACGCGCCGGTGCCGTACTTCTGGACCGATCAGTACGACGTGAAGCTGCAGGCGTACGGCAGCTGGACGCAGGACGCTGCTCTCGCCGTCGTCGAAGGCTCCCCGCAGGAGGGCAGGTTCGCGGCGGTGTACCACGAGAAGGGGATCGTCACGGGCGTCCTCGGGTGGAACATGCCGCGCGCCACCCGGCAGTTGCGCGCGTCGCTGGGGACTCCCGCGCCCTGA
- a CDS encoding ABC transporter substrate-binding protein: MPNSRKYGSTLGLTAAAGALALAAAACAPGTSAGSAAGTGGGTTKMTVSYSQLVADQLPLWIAADSGLFTKQGLDVTLTSLSGSDGFPALISGQTQMASIGASEMVSGAASGAKVSYLATLTPVFPYQFYAKVKTASELKGKRVGITTSSGSVYVATLAALKQLGLTPNDVRLVSLGSVTNVNNALIAGSVDAALSHPPASAPIEAAGYHSLLDLAKQKIPTSNVGLATTTAYAAGHKGQIKKFMTALSQAIAREKSDETYAESELSKHLKINDPTALKQTWEYFAKEVLPSRPTPTVAQLQTSKDALAKTPGVSKLDLSKIVDTTYFPPAP; the protein is encoded by the coding sequence ATGCCCAACAGCAGGAAGTACGGCTCGACGCTCGGCCTCACGGCGGCGGCGGGGGCGCTGGCCCTCGCGGCGGCGGCCTGCGCACCGGGCACGAGCGCGGGGAGCGCGGCCGGTACGGGCGGCGGCACGACGAAGATGACCGTCAGCTACAGCCAACTCGTGGCCGACCAGCTGCCGCTGTGGATCGCGGCCGACTCCGGGCTGTTCACGAAGCAGGGACTCGATGTCACGCTCACCAGCCTCAGCGGCTCCGACGGCTTCCCCGCCCTCATCTCGGGACAGACCCAGATGGCATCGATCGGCGCGTCCGAGATGGTCTCCGGCGCCGCGTCAGGGGCGAAGGTGAGCTATCTCGCGACGCTGACACCGGTCTTCCCGTACCAGTTCTACGCGAAGGTGAAGACGGCGTCGGAGCTGAAGGGCAAGCGGGTCGGCATCACCACGAGCAGCGGATCGGTGTATGTGGCGACACTGGCCGCGCTCAAGCAGTTGGGGCTGACACCGAACGACGTACGTCTGGTGTCGCTCGGTTCCGTCACGAACGTCAACAACGCGCTCATCGCGGGCAGTGTGGACGCGGCCCTGTCCCACCCGCCGGCGTCCGCTCCGATCGAGGCGGCGGGCTACCACAGCCTGCTCGACCTGGCCAAGCAGAAGATCCCCACGTCCAACGTCGGCCTCGCGACCACGACGGCCTACGCGGCGGGCCACAAGGGGCAGATCAAGAAGTTCATGACGGCCCTGAGTCAGGCCATCGCCCGGGAGAAGTCGGACGAGACGTACGCCGAGAGCGAGCTGTCGAAGCACCTGAAGATCAACGATCCGACGGCACTCAAGCAGACCTGGGAGTACTTCGCGAAGGAGGTGCTGCCGTCCCGGCCCACGCCCACCGTCGCCCAACTCCAGACGTCCAAGGACGCGTTGGCCAAGACACCCGGCGTCTCGAAGCTCGACCTGTCGAAGATCGTGGACACCACGTATTTCCCACCCGCCCCCTGA
- a CDS encoding ABC transporter permease has product MTAAPHDCLARNEWICGAYVSTRRHILADAVVEHVQLTAVSVGLGLLIALPLALAARHRGWAAGPVLGFTTVLYTVPSLAMFSLLLPLYGLSASLVVAGLVLYSLTLLVRNILAGLRAVPEETRQAARGLGYGPLRLLFTVELPLALPAAMAGLRIATVSAVSLVTIGAIVGHGGLGNLIYAGMNTFFKAQVLTASVLCVVIAVLADVLLLGVQWLITPWVRRQRP; this is encoded by the coding sequence ATGACGGCCGCCCCGCACGACTGCCTCGCCCGCAACGAGTGGATCTGCGGCGCCTACGTCTCCACCCGCCGGCACATCCTCGCCGACGCCGTCGTCGAACACGTCCAGCTCACCGCGGTCTCGGTCGGCCTCGGCCTGCTGATCGCGCTGCCTCTCGCGCTCGCCGCGCGCCACCGGGGCTGGGCCGCCGGCCCGGTGCTCGGTTTCACCACGGTGCTGTACACCGTCCCGTCGCTCGCGATGTTCTCGCTGCTGCTCCCGCTCTACGGCCTGTCCGCGTCACTTGTCGTCGCCGGGCTCGTCCTCTACTCCCTGACGCTGCTCGTGCGCAACATCCTCGCCGGGCTCCGGGCCGTGCCGGAGGAGACCCGGCAGGCGGCCCGCGGCCTCGGGTACGGCCCGCTGCGCCTGCTGTTCACCGTCGAGCTGCCGCTCGCGCTGCCCGCCGCGATGGCCGGCCTGCGCATCGCCACGGTCTCCGCCGTCTCGCTCGTCACCATCGGCGCGATCGTCGGCCACGGCGGTCTCGGCAACCTCATCTACGCCGGTATGAACACCTTCTTCAAGGCGCAGGTGCTCACCGCGTCCGTGCTGTGTGTCGTCATCGCCGTCCTCGCGGATGTACTGCTGCTCGGCGTCCAGTGGCTGATCACCCCCTGGGTGAGGCGGCAGCGCCCGTGA
- a CDS encoding ABC transporter permease has protein sequence MAVTTRVEPRQPAPGTTRRASGRRRPPPQYTYGTAAVVAALALWEVLALLRVRPAIVLPGPGDVITAFGNLFSTSAIWTDLLTSGRELLLGLVFATLVGLPVGMLIGWYRRLSWILSPFVSFLYATPRIALTPLLIIWLGIGDSSKIMIVFLMAVFPILINAASGVRNLDPAVLRVARCFGGTDLQIFRTIALPGTVPFVISGLRLAVGQALIGVFVAELSGAQAGVGMLMNNAGQQFQTSVVFAGLFIFALTGVTLNALLQRVERHFDSWRNTSD, from the coding sequence ATGGCCGTCACCACACGCGTCGAGCCCCGACAACCCGCTCCGGGGACGACACGGCGCGCCTCCGGCAGGCGGCGCCCCCCTCCCCAGTACACCTACGGCACCGCGGCGGTCGTGGCGGCCCTCGCCCTGTGGGAGGTCCTGGCACTGCTGCGCGTGCGGCCGGCGATCGTCCTGCCCGGGCCCGGCGACGTCATCACCGCCTTCGGGAACCTCTTCAGCACGAGCGCCATCTGGACGGACCTGCTGACCAGCGGGCGGGAACTGCTGCTCGGCCTGGTGTTCGCGACCCTGGTGGGTCTGCCCGTCGGCATGCTGATCGGGTGGTACCGGCGGCTCTCCTGGATCCTCAGCCCGTTCGTCAGCTTCCTCTACGCCACACCGCGCATCGCGCTCACCCCCCTGCTGATCATCTGGCTCGGCATCGGTGACTCCTCGAAGATCATGATCGTCTTCCTGATGGCGGTGTTCCCGATCCTGATCAACGCGGCAAGCGGGGTGCGGAACCTGGATCCGGCGGTGCTGCGCGTCGCGCGGTGCTTCGGCGGCACGGACCTGCAGATCTTCCGCACGATCGCCCTGCCCGGCACGGTGCCGTTCGTCATCAGCGGCCTGCGGCTCGCCGTCGGCCAAGCGCTGATCGGTGTGTTCGTCGCCGAACTGAGCGGTGCCCAGGCGGGCGTCGGCATGCTGATGAACAACGCAGGACAGCAGTTCCAGACGTCCGTCGTCTTCGCGGGGCTGTTCATCTTCGCCCTCACCGGCGTGACTCTCAACGCCCTTCTCCAGCGCGTGGAACGGCACTTCGACTCCTGGCGCAACACCTCCGACTGA
- a CDS encoding UbiD family decarboxylase, which yields MPNLPGDVIQSDLRSFIEAVDDHGELEVVSGAHWDKEMGAVTEVLYRQKVEKSPMLVFDQVPGYPDQNRCLYGMFGSPLRLALALGMEPEASRSRAEMLTTFRKVIKKGFDRIPPKTVDDGPVLQNVVSGDDIDLLSMFPVPVHHELDGGRYIGTACGVVTRDPDTGRVNLGTYRVQVTGKNTCASYISNGKQGRIHRDKYLNAGKPCPVVIIVGMDPVTYLASGYTLADQVPELEWCGGLMGRPHEVIEGELTGLPFPARSEIVLEGEILPDETVEEGPFGEWHGYYAGEAKSEPVVRINRVYHRDNPILTCAASQKPPHAHLFERCFLRSAALLDSLEGAGIPDVVSAWAHQAGSGRTFVVVSVKQRYFGHSTQVGLVASQVNPVGYVGRWIVVVDDDIDPSDIHEVIWAMGTRCDPKTMTTTLSRTWSSRLDTLVTDYDRLYNSRMVIDACIPYERRDTFPTVAQSSPRLAAQVRAKYPHLYR from the coding sequence ATGCCGAATCTGCCCGGCGACGTCATCCAGAGCGATCTGCGCAGTTTCATCGAGGCCGTCGACGACCACGGTGAACTGGAGGTCGTCTCGGGGGCCCACTGGGACAAGGAGATGGGCGCGGTCACCGAGGTGCTCTACCGGCAGAAGGTGGAGAAGTCCCCGATGCTGGTGTTCGACCAGGTGCCCGGCTATCCGGACCAGAACCGCTGCCTCTACGGCATGTTCGGATCACCGCTGCGCCTCGCCCTGGCGCTCGGCATGGAGCCGGAGGCCTCCAGGAGCCGCGCCGAGATGCTCACCACCTTCCGGAAGGTCATCAAGAAGGGGTTCGACCGGATCCCGCCGAAGACCGTGGACGACGGCCCCGTCCTTCAGAACGTGGTCAGCGGCGACGACATCGACCTGCTGTCGATGTTCCCCGTGCCCGTCCACCACGAGCTCGACGGCGGCCGGTACATCGGCACCGCCTGCGGTGTCGTCACCCGGGACCCCGACACCGGCCGGGTCAACCTCGGCACCTACCGCGTCCAGGTGACCGGGAAGAACACCTGCGCCTCGTACATCTCCAACGGCAAACAGGGGCGCATCCACCGGGACAAGTACCTGAACGCGGGCAAGCCGTGCCCCGTGGTCATCATCGTCGGCATGGACCCCGTGACGTACCTCGCCTCCGGCTACACCCTCGCCGACCAGGTCCCCGAACTGGAGTGGTGCGGCGGCCTGATGGGCCGTCCGCACGAGGTCATCGAGGGCGAGCTCACCGGGCTGCCCTTCCCGGCCCGCTCGGAGATCGTCCTGGAGGGCGAGATCCTGCCGGACGAGACAGTGGAGGAAGGACCGTTCGGTGAGTGGCACGGCTACTACGCGGGCGAGGCCAAGAGCGAACCCGTCGTCCGCATCAATCGCGTCTACCACCGCGACAATCCCATCCTGACGTGCGCGGCAAGCCAGAAGCCCCCGCACGCGCACCTCTTCGAGCGGTGTTTCCTGCGCTCCGCCGCGCTCCTTGACTCACTGGAGGGCGCGGGCATCCCCGACGTCGTCAGCGCCTGGGCCCACCAGGCCGGATCGGGGCGCACCTTCGTGGTGGTGTCCGTCAAGCAGCGCTACTTCGGCCACTCCACCCAGGTCGGGCTCGTCGCCTCCCAGGTCAACCCGGTCGGCTACGTGGGCCGGTGGATCGTGGTGGTGGACGACGACATCGATCCGAGCGACATCCACGAGGTCATCTGGGCGATGGGCACCCGATGCGATCCGAAGACCATGACGACCACACTGAGCCGGACCTGGTCGTCCCGGCTCGACACCCTGGTCACCGACTACGACCGGCTCTACAACTCGCGCATGGTCATCGACGCCTGCATCCCCTACGAGCGCCGCGACACGTTCCCCACCGTGGCCCAGAGCTCCCCGCGACTGGCGGCGCAGGTACGCGCCAAGTACCCGCACCTGTACCGGTGA
- a CDS encoding APC family permease, whose amino-acid sequence MTGIPGEPPHQGPESIEKYGYEQQLRRSLSFRDLLVYGLVFMVPIAPMGIFGSVFQASGGMVALAYAVGMVAMMFTALSYAQMSRAFPMAGSVYSYAGRGIAAPVGFLSGWMLLLDYVLVPSLLYLTSGVAMNSLVPGIPVWAWVVFFVVLNTAANYRGIEMTARLNKIMLVFEAIVLVIFLVVAVVALAQGKGHGFSWSPVYDGHTFSWSLVFGAVSVAALSFLGFDGISMMAEESKESARAIGRAMIGALLLAGSLFIVQTFVAALLVPHPGHLISGGDPKGTAFYDAARVAAGGWLADLTALATAIAWGFANSLVAQAATSRLLYAMARDRQLPAFLAKIHPTRRVPVNATLLVAGVSLVLGLWSASRDDGITLLSTLVNFGALTGFLVLHVAVVWHYVVRNRSRRYFSHLIAPVIGFAILAYVVINAQVAAQRLGFVWLGVGVILLLGLLLTGRRPDLTAMENPDAAPETDRV is encoded by the coding sequence ATGACCGGCATTCCCGGGGAGCCACCACACCAGGGTCCCGAGAGCATCGAGAAGTACGGCTACGAGCAGCAGTTGCGGCGCTCGCTCAGCTTCCGCGACCTGCTGGTGTACGGGCTGGTCTTCATGGTGCCCATCGCCCCCATGGGGATCTTCGGCAGCGTCTTTCAGGCGTCCGGCGGCATGGTGGCCCTCGCGTACGCCGTCGGCATGGTCGCCATGATGTTCACCGCCCTGTCCTACGCGCAGATGTCGCGGGCCTTCCCCATGGCGGGCTCTGTCTACTCCTACGCGGGCCGCGGCATCGCGGCGCCCGTCGGGTTCCTCTCCGGCTGGATGCTGCTGCTCGACTACGTCCTGGTCCCGAGCCTGCTCTACCTGACGTCGGGCGTCGCGATGAACTCGCTCGTGCCGGGGATCCCGGTCTGGGCCTGGGTGGTCTTCTTCGTCGTCCTCAACACGGCGGCGAACTACCGGGGCATCGAGATGACCGCGCGTCTCAACAAGATCATGCTGGTCTTCGAGGCGATCGTCCTCGTGATCTTCCTGGTGGTGGCCGTGGTCGCCCTCGCCCAGGGCAAGGGCCACGGGTTCAGCTGGTCCCCGGTCTACGACGGACACACGTTCTCCTGGTCCCTCGTCTTCGGTGCCGTCTCCGTGGCCGCCCTCAGCTTCCTCGGCTTCGACGGCATCTCGATGATGGCCGAGGAGAGCAAGGAGTCCGCTCGCGCGATCGGGCGCGCCATGATCGGGGCGCTGCTCCTCGCGGGCTCCCTGTTCATCGTCCAGACCTTCGTGGCCGCCCTGCTCGTCCCCCACCCCGGACACCTGATCAGCGGCGGCGACCCGAAGGGCACCGCCTTCTACGACGCGGCGCGTGTCGCGGCGGGCGGCTGGCTCGCCGATCTCACGGCGCTCGCCACGGCCATCGCCTGGGGCTTCGCCAACTCCCTGGTCGCGCAGGCCGCCACGTCCCGGCTGCTGTACGCGATGGCGCGCGACCGGCAACTGCCCGCCTTCCTCGCCAAGATCCACCCGACCCGGCGGGTGCCGGTCAACGCCACCCTGCTGGTCGCCGGGGTCTCGCTGGTGCTGGGCCTGTGGTCGGCCTCACGCGACGACGGCATCACCCTGCTGTCCACCCTGGTCAACTTCGGGGCGCTGACGGGCTTCCTGGTGCTGCACGTCGCGGTCGTCTGGCACTACGTCGTACGCAACCGCAGCCGCAGGTACTTCAGTCACCTGATCGCCCCGGTGATCGGCTTCGCCATCCTCGCGTACGTCGTCATCAACGCGCAGGTCGCCGCGCAGCGCCTCGGCTTCGTGTGGCTCGGGGTGGGCGTGATCCTGCTGCTGGGACTGCTCCTGACGGGCCGCAGGCCCGACCTGACCGCCATGGAGAACCCGGACGCGGCACCTGAAACGGACCGCGTCTGA
- a CDS encoding acetylxylan esterase, whose product MALFDMDLDRLRAYRGASQEPADFDSFWARTLEETRAYGLEARFEPVDTGLRKVDVLDVTFAGFGGHPVKGWLLLPAATARPLPVVVRYLGYGGGRGLPHQHLLWPAAGFAHFVMDTRGQGAGWDGGDTPDPVGSASAFPGFMTKGIEDPDTYYYRRLITDAVRAVEAARSHPLVDAEHTAVTGDSQGGGITLAVAGLVDDLVAVAPNVPFLCDFPRATTLTDKAPYREIGNYLNTYRGRTHRVRETLAYFDGVHFAARGRAPALFSTALEDQTCPPSTVFAAFNAYGSDDKAIEVYDFNGHEGGGPYQEAVQLKWLPPRLMS is encoded by the coding sequence ATGGCCCTGTTCGACATGGACCTCGACCGGCTGCGCGCGTATCGCGGCGCGTCACAGGAGCCGGCCGACTTCGACTCCTTCTGGGCCCGCACGCTGGAGGAGACCAGGGCGTACGGGCTGGAGGCCCGGTTCGAGCCGGTGGACACGGGGCTGAGGAAGGTGGACGTCCTCGACGTGACGTTCGCGGGCTTCGGCGGCCACCCGGTCAAGGGCTGGCTGTTGCTGCCCGCGGCGACCGCGCGGCCGCTGCCGGTGGTCGTGCGCTACCTCGGTTACGGCGGCGGGCGCGGCCTGCCGCACCAGCACCTGCTGTGGCCCGCGGCCGGGTTCGCGCACTTCGTGATGGACACGCGGGGTCAGGGCGCGGGCTGGGACGGCGGGGACACACCCGATCCGGTGGGCAGCGCGTCCGCGTTCCCCGGCTTCATGACGAAGGGCATCGAGGACCCGGACACGTACTACTACCGGCGCCTGATCACCGACGCGGTGCGGGCCGTGGAGGCGGCGCGTTCACATCCGCTGGTGGACGCGGAACACACCGCGGTGACCGGGGACAGTCAGGGAGGCGGTATCACGCTCGCCGTCGCGGGCCTGGTGGACGACCTGGTGGCGGTCGCACCGAACGTCCCGTTCCTGTGCGACTTCCCCCGTGCCACGACGCTGACGGACAAGGCGCCCTACCGGGAGATCGGGAACTACCTGAACACCTACCGGGGCCGTACGCACCGGGTGCGCGAGACGCTCGCGTACTTCGACGGGGTGCACTTCGCGGCGCGCGGGCGGGCCCCCGCCCTGTTCTCGACGGCCCTGGAGGACCAGACGTGTCCGCCTTCGACGGTGTTCGCCGCGTTCAACGCCTACGGCAGCGACGACAAGGCGATCGAGGTGTACGACTTCAACGGCCATGAGGGCGGTGGCCCGTATCAGGAGGCGGTGCAGCTGAAGTGGCTGCCGCCGCGGCTGATGTCCTGA
- a CDS encoding ABC transporter permease codes for MSVLGNSWSWLAGADHWAGPDGIGHRLLQHLGLTAVCLALSCAIALPVALVLGHIGKGGALAVNISNAGRAVPTFAVLVLLLITPIGSYGQWPTIVALVLFAIPPLLTNAWVGMRGVDADVVLAARGMGMTGTQQLLRVELPLALPLVLTGVRIAAVQLVATATLAALVGGGGLGRIITAGFNLASTPQVVAGAVLVAVLALLVEGAFELALRLAPERYRGGRT; via the coding sequence GTGAGCGTCCTCGGGAACTCCTGGTCGTGGCTGGCCGGCGCCGACCACTGGGCGGGCCCCGACGGCATCGGGCACCGGCTCCTGCAGCACCTCGGGCTGACCGCCGTCTGCCTGGCCCTGAGCTGCGCCATCGCACTGCCGGTGGCGCTCGTCCTCGGGCACATCGGCAAGGGCGGTGCGCTCGCCGTCAACATCTCCAACGCGGGCCGGGCCGTCCCCACCTTCGCGGTCCTGGTCCTGCTGCTCATCACACCGATCGGTTCCTACGGGCAGTGGCCGACGATCGTCGCGCTCGTCCTCTTCGCGATCCCGCCGCTGCTCACCAACGCCTGGGTCGGCATGCGGGGCGTCGACGCCGACGTGGTCCTGGCCGCGCGCGGGATGGGGATGACCGGTACCCAGCAGCTGCTGCGCGTGGAGCTGCCGCTCGCCCTGCCACTCGTCCTGACGGGTGTACGGATCGCCGCCGTGCAGCTCGTCGCGACGGCCACCCTCGCCGCGCTGGTCGGCGGTGGCGGTCTCGGCCGGATCATCACGGCGGGCTTCAACCTGGCCTCCACACCGCAGGTCGTCGCGGGCGCCGTCCTCGTCGCCGTCCTCGCGCTTCTTGTGGAGGGCGCCTTCGAGCTCGCGCTGCGGCTGGCGCCCGAGCGCTACCGGGGCGGGCGGACATGA
- a CDS encoding ABC transporter ATP-binding protein, giving the protein MSPSTHRSPQDSTPRSGPAHEPSTHGAAKGLRTTHLEANGVSIDYRKPGSTEGPEAGGVVEQVDLTLHKGDFVCIVGPSGCGKTTFLNAVAGFLPITGGSLTVDGRDIPGPGPDRAMVFQHASLLPWRSVLDNVTYGLELGRGLKRAQARERARELLDLVGLSGAADQHPGQLSGGMQQRVNLARALAVEPEILLLDEPFASIDAQTREVMQGELLRICVEWNVTALFVTHDITEAAFLADRVCVFSPRPGSIVKEIEIPLPRPRDQRIRKLPQFQALVEEISDTLHGAAAGQAAPAANGGTA; this is encoded by the coding sequence ATGTCTCCCAGCACCCATCGCTCCCCGCAGGACTCGACGCCGCGGTCCGGTCCTGCGCACGAGCCGTCAACGCACGGCGCGGCAAAGGGACTTCGCACCACCCACCTGGAGGCGAACGGCGTCAGCATCGACTACCGCAAGCCCGGATCGACCGAGGGGCCGGAGGCCGGCGGCGTGGTCGAGCAGGTCGACCTGACCCTGCACAAAGGCGACTTCGTCTGCATCGTCGGCCCGTCCGGCTGCGGCAAGACGACCTTCCTCAACGCCGTCGCCGGGTTTCTCCCCATCACCGGCGGCTCGTTGACGGTGGACGGCCGCGACATCCCCGGCCCCGGCCCCGACCGGGCCATGGTGTTCCAGCACGCGAGCCTGCTGCCGTGGCGCAGTGTGCTGGACAATGTGACCTACGGCCTCGAACTCGGCAGGGGTCTCAAGCGCGCCCAGGCACGCGAGCGGGCCCGCGAACTCCTGGATCTGGTGGGCCTGTCAGGGGCGGCGGACCAGCACCCGGGCCAGCTGTCCGGCGGGATGCAGCAGCGGGTCAATCTGGCCCGTGCCCTTGCCGTGGAACCCGAAATCCTGTTGCTGGACGAGCCGTTCGCCTCCATCGACGCGCAGACGCGCGAGGTGATGCAGGGAGAACTCCTGCGCATCTGCGTCGAGTGGAACGTCACCGCGCTCTTCGTCACCCACGACATCACCGAGGCCGCGTTCCTCGCCGACCGGGTCTGCGTCTTCAGCCCGCGCCCGGGGTCCATCGTCAAGGAGATCGAGATCCCGCTGCCCAGGCCGCGGGACCAGCGCATCCGCAAACTCCCCCAGTTCCAGGCGCTGGTGGAGGAGATCTCCGACACCCTGCACGGTGCGGCGGCCGGCCAGGCGGCCCCCGCCGCGAACGGAGGTACCGCCTGA
- a CDS encoding UbiX family flavin prenyltransferase, which produces MAGTDGNRPRLVVGVSGSSAPQLAVTFLEIARELGTVETHLVMSAGARLSIERELRQDPSEVEKLADVVHDTRDLGAAVSSGSFVTLGMVVVPCSMRTLAAVATGNSDNLLARAADVTLKERRPLVLVARETPLNYIHIENMKRVTLAGGTILPPVLSFYHQPRTIEDLLRQTCGKILDQFHVANETFPRWTG; this is translated from the coding sequence ATGGCAGGTACGGACGGGAACAGGCCGCGACTCGTGGTCGGGGTGTCGGGCTCCAGCGCGCCCCAACTCGCGGTGACGTTCCTGGAGATCGCCCGGGAACTCGGCACCGTCGAGACCCATCTCGTCATGTCGGCGGGCGCCCGGCTCAGCATCGAACGCGAACTGCGCCAGGACCCGTCGGAGGTCGAGAAGCTCGCCGACGTCGTCCACGACACACGTGACCTCGGAGCGGCCGTCTCCTCCGGCTCGTTCGTCACGCTCGGCATGGTCGTCGTGCCGTGCTCGATGCGGACCCTCGCGGCCGTCGCCACCGGCAACTCCGACAACCTCCTCGCCCGCGCCGCGGACGTCACCCTCAAGGAACGGCGCCCGCTGGTGCTGGTGGCACGCGAGACGCCGCTCAACTACATCCACATCGAGAACATGAAGCGGGTGACGCTGGCGGGCGGCACCATCCTGCCGCCCGTGCTCTCCTTCTACCACCAGCCGCGGACCATCGAGGACCTGCTGCGCCAGACGTGCGGGAAGATCCTCGACCAGTTCCATGTCGCCAACGAGACGTTCCCCCGCTGGACCGGCTGA